The following coding sequences are from one Coturnix japonica isolate 7356 unplaced genomic scaffold, Coturnix japonica 2.1 Scaffold494, whole genome shotgun sequence window:
- the AKAP8 gene encoding A-kinase anchor protein 8 isoform X9: MAAKENYEGSSWQSWQSHYESPRADMGKAAQGYEGYDYYSAPSTASGTAATYSYGPTTTPSSWDTPKAPELPLSDVGITSYSSEPAPSDNSDSIIAKINQRLDMLSKEGSGGAGEGVDEQESSFRFDSFDSYDSRSSLPDHDTFRSPYDYEPGPDRSDSFGSHFDARRDQTRTRGSAYGTARGRGQNRPQNRGRPNAYGRPEHFMPSSSSERLSARWNELNYMGGRGGGPNRLPSLFSQALVPEYGDYGDYGDYGDYGDYGDYGDYGDYGVMGMAGMGMGRYGSAPYGYGAGRQRSQERMGSMAWHGNMLGPKRRGFRNRSGLRSDSEGGRKRKQSQSGDEPDSKQAKSDSDGDDTDNADEGEGEEKSGDEADKGEGGGCGSAVEEGSGDGYEDDDEEMKKKREKQRRRDRMRDRAMDRIQFACSVCKFRSFEEEEIQKHLQSKFHKETLRYIGTKLPDKTVEFLQEYIVNRNRKIEKRRQELTEKEGVKQKPDPFKGIGQEHFFKKIEAAHCMACDMLIPAQNHLLQRHLRSAEHNRNRRMAAEQFKKTSLHVAKSVLNNKHIVKMLEKYLKGEDPFTDEIPEEGEGVEGAGGAADVGGDAITELGVNADPCGVPKDPGDDSKELGDENSCGSTKVTADNEKEPGDTDDVGDAKDPGDGTKDMGDTTEAPGDAEDAGDAEDAGDAEDAGDAEDAGDAVGTDPPAAEEPHEEFLRCPPRPPLLPPFLQDDDTPQDDDEPPQDEEAPKSGSEGGGKEEEEKEAAPAAAEQL, from the exons ATGGCGGCAAAGGAGAACTACGAGGGGTCCTCGTGGCAGAGCTGGCAGTCCCATTATGAGAGCCCCAGGGCGGACATGGGGAAGGCTGCACAAG GCTATGAAGGCTACGACTACTACAGCGCCCCGAGCACGGCCTCCGGCACCGCTGCGACCTACAGCTACggccccaccaccacccccagctCTTGGGACACCCCCAAAGCCCCCGAGCTGCCCCTCAGCGACGTTGGCATCACCTCCTACAGCAGCGAACCCGCTCCCAGCGACAACTCCGACTCAATCATCGCCAAAATCAACCAGCGCCTGGACATGCTGTCCAAGGAAGGCAGCGGCGGCGCCGGGGAGGGTGTGGATGAGCAGGAGAG CTCCTTCAGGTTTGACTCCTTTGACTCCTACGACTCCCGATCCTCCCTACCTGACCACGACACCTTCCGCTCCCCTTACGACTACGAACCCGGTCCCGACCGCTCCGATTCCTTTGGGAGCCACTTTGACGCTCGCCGGGATCAAACCCGAACCCGAGGCAGCGCTTACGGCACAGCACGGGGCCGAGGCCAGAACCGACCACAGAACCGGGGCCGCCCCAATGCTTACGGTCGCCCCGAACACTTCATGCCCTCATCCAGCTCCGAGCGGCTGTCGGCGCGATGGAACGAGCTGAATTACATGGGGGGCCGTGGTGGGGGGCCCAACCGCCTGCCATCCCTCTTCTCCCAAGCCCTGGTCCCTGAATATGGTGACTACGGGGACTACGGAGACTACGGGGACTATGGGGATTATGGTGACTATGGGGATTATGGAGACTACGGCGTGATGGGGATGGCAGGCATGGGAATGGGGCGGTATGGGAGCGCACCCTATGGATACGGAGCGGGGCGGCAGCGCAGCCAGGAGCGGATGGGCAGCATGGCGTGGCATGGGAACATGCTGGGG CCGAAAAGGAGAGGATTCCGAAACCGTTCTGGGCTCCGATCCGACAGCGAAGGGGGACGCAAAAGGAAACAGTCTCAGAGCGGTGATGAGCCTGACAGCAAACAGGCCAAGAGCGACAGCGATGGCGACGACACCGACAATG CAGATGAGGGCGAAGGAGAGGAGAAGTCAGGAGATGAAGCTGACAAAGGT GAGGGGGGCGGCTGTGGCAGCGCGGTGGAGGAAG GATCCGGAGATGGATACGAGGATGATGATGAGGAGATGaagaagaagagggagaagcagaggaggagggaCAGGATGCGTGACCGCGCCATGGACAG GATCCAGTTTGCCTGCTCTGTCTGCAAATTCCGCAGCTTTGAGGAAGAGGAGATCCAGAAACACCTCCAGAGCAAGTTCCACAAAGAGACCTTACGCTACATCGGAACCAAGCTGCCCGACAAGACAGTCGAGTTCCTGCAG GAATACATCGTCAACAGGAACAGGAAGATTGAGAAGCGTCGCCAGGAGCTGACGGAGAAAGAGGGTGTGAAGCAGAAGCCGGATCCCTTCAAGG GCATTGGGCAGGAACACTTCTTCAAGAAGATCGAGGCTGCTCATTGCATGGCCTGTGACATGCTGATCCCTGCCCAGAACCACCTCCTGCAGCGGCACCTGCGCTCTGCAGAACACAACCGGAACCGCAGG ATGGCTGCCGAGCAGTTCAAGAAGACCAGCCTGCACGTGGCCAAGAGCGTCCTGAACAACAAACACATAGTGAAGATGCTGGAGAAGTACCTCAAG GGGGAAGATCCGTTCACGGATGAGATCCcggaggaaggagaaggggtgGAAGGAGCTGGCGGCGCTGCCGATGTTGGGGGTGATGCCATCACTGAGCTCGGGGTCAACGCGGATCCATGTGGCGTCCCCAAGGATCCGGGTGACGACAGCAAGGAGCTGGGTGATGAAAACAGCTGTGGCAGCACCAAGGTCACGGCTGATAATGAAAAGGAACCGGGTGACACCGATGACGTGGGTGATGCCAAAGATCCGGGTGACGGCACCAAGGACATGGGTGACACCACCGAGGCTCCAGGTGACGCTGAAGATGCAGGTGACGCTGAAGATGCGGGTGACGCTGAAGATGCGGGTGATGCTGAAGATGCGGGTGATGCCGTTGGCACGGACCCGCCAGCAGCAGAAGAACCCCACGAGGAATTCCTGCGCtgccccccccggcccccacTGCTGCCCCCATTCCTACAGGACGATGACACCCCTCAGGATGATGATGAGCCCCCCCAGGACGAGGAAGCCCCTAAAAGTGGATCTGAgggtggggggaaagaagaggaggagaaggaagcgGCTCcggcagcagctgagcagctctga
- the AKAP8 gene encoding A-kinase anchor protein 8 isoform X4 produces MEPGYGGYGSWSTGATNTQELNPSFFSPSGTYATGTTSWQGMAAKENYEGSSWQSWQSHYESPRADMGKAAQGYEGYDYYSAPSTASGTAATYSYGPTTTPSSWDTPKAPELPLSDVGITSYSSEPAPSDNSDSIIAKINQRLDMLSKEGSGGAGEGVDEQESSFRFDSFDSYDSRSSLPDHDTFRSPYDYEPGPDRSDSFGSHFDARRDQTRTRGSAYGTARGRGQNRPQNRGRPNAYGRPEHFMPSSSSERLSARWNELNYMGGRGGGPNRLPSLFSQALVPEYGDYGDYGDYGDYGDYGDYGDYGDYGVMGMAGMGMGRYGSAPYGYGAGRQRSQERMGSMAWHGNMLGPKRRGFRNRSGLRSDSEGGRKRKQSQSGDEPDSKQAKSDSDGDDTDNADEGEGEEKSGDEADKGSGDGYEDDDEEMKKKREKQRRRDRMRDRAMDRIQFACSVCKFRSFEEEEIQKHLQSKFHKETLRYIGTKLPDKTVEFLQEYIVNRNRKIEKRRQELTEKEGVKQKPDPFKGIGQEHFFKKIEAAHCMACDMLIPAQNHLLQRHLRSAEHNRNRRMAAEQFKKTSLHVAKSVLNNKHIVKMLEKYLKGEDPFTDEIPEEGEGVEGAGGAADVGGDAITELGVNADPCGVPKDPGDDSKELGDENSCGSTKVTADNEKEPGDTDDVGDAKDPGDGTKDMGDTTEAPGDAEDAGDAEDAGDAEDAGDAEDAGDAVGTDPPAAEEPHEEFLRCPPRPPLLPPFLQDDDTPQDDDEPPQDEEAPKSGSEGGGKEEEEKEAAPAAAEQL; encoded by the exons GGCAAG GCATGGCGGCAAAGGAGAACTACGAGGGGTCCTCGTGGCAGAGCTGGCAGTCCCATTATGAGAGCCCCAGGGCGGACATGGGGAAGGCTGCACAAG GCTATGAAGGCTACGACTACTACAGCGCCCCGAGCACGGCCTCCGGCACCGCTGCGACCTACAGCTACggccccaccaccacccccagctCTTGGGACACCCCCAAAGCCCCCGAGCTGCCCCTCAGCGACGTTGGCATCACCTCCTACAGCAGCGAACCCGCTCCCAGCGACAACTCCGACTCAATCATCGCCAAAATCAACCAGCGCCTGGACATGCTGTCCAAGGAAGGCAGCGGCGGCGCCGGGGAGGGTGTGGATGAGCAGGAGAG CTCCTTCAGGTTTGACTCCTTTGACTCCTACGACTCCCGATCCTCCCTACCTGACCACGACACCTTCCGCTCCCCTTACGACTACGAACCCGGTCCCGACCGCTCCGATTCCTTTGGGAGCCACTTTGACGCTCGCCGGGATCAAACCCGAACCCGAGGCAGCGCTTACGGCACAGCACGGGGCCGAGGCCAGAACCGACCACAGAACCGGGGCCGCCCCAATGCTTACGGTCGCCCCGAACACTTCATGCCCTCATCCAGCTCCGAGCGGCTGTCGGCGCGATGGAACGAGCTGAATTACATGGGGGGCCGTGGTGGGGGGCCCAACCGCCTGCCATCCCTCTTCTCCCAAGCCCTGGTCCCTGAATATGGTGACTACGGGGACTACGGAGACTACGGGGACTATGGGGATTATGGTGACTATGGGGATTATGGAGACTACGGCGTGATGGGGATGGCAGGCATGGGAATGGGGCGGTATGGGAGCGCACCCTATGGATACGGAGCGGGGCGGCAGCGCAGCCAGGAGCGGATGGGCAGCATGGCGTGGCATGGGAACATGCTGGGG CCGAAAAGGAGAGGATTCCGAAACCGTTCTGGGCTCCGATCCGACAGCGAAGGGGGACGCAAAAGGAAACAGTCTCAGAGCGGTGATGAGCCTGACAGCAAACAGGCCAAGAGCGACAGCGATGGCGACGACACCGACAATG CAGATGAGGGCGAAGGAGAGGAGAAGTCAGGAGATGAAGCTGACAAAG GATCCGGAGATGGATACGAGGATGATGATGAGGAGATGaagaagaagagggagaagcagaggaggagggaCAGGATGCGTGACCGCGCCATGGACAG GATCCAGTTTGCCTGCTCTGTCTGCAAATTCCGCAGCTTTGAGGAAGAGGAGATCCAGAAACACCTCCAGAGCAAGTTCCACAAAGAGACCTTACGCTACATCGGAACCAAGCTGCCCGACAAGACAGTCGAGTTCCTGCAG GAATACATCGTCAACAGGAACAGGAAGATTGAGAAGCGTCGCCAGGAGCTGACGGAGAAAGAGGGTGTGAAGCAGAAGCCGGATCCCTTCAAGG GCATTGGGCAGGAACACTTCTTCAAGAAGATCGAGGCTGCTCATTGCATGGCCTGTGACATGCTGATCCCTGCCCAGAACCACCTCCTGCAGCGGCACCTGCGCTCTGCAGAACACAACCGGAACCGCAGG ATGGCTGCCGAGCAGTTCAAGAAGACCAGCCTGCACGTGGCCAAGAGCGTCCTGAACAACAAACACATAGTGAAGATGCTGGAGAAGTACCTCAAG GGGGAAGATCCGTTCACGGATGAGATCCcggaggaaggagaaggggtgGAAGGAGCTGGCGGCGCTGCCGATGTTGGGGGTGATGCCATCACTGAGCTCGGGGTCAACGCGGATCCATGTGGCGTCCCCAAGGATCCGGGTGACGACAGCAAGGAGCTGGGTGATGAAAACAGCTGTGGCAGCACCAAGGTCACGGCTGATAATGAAAAGGAACCGGGTGACACCGATGACGTGGGTGATGCCAAAGATCCGGGTGACGGCACCAAGGACATGGGTGACACCACCGAGGCTCCAGGTGACGCTGAAGATGCAGGTGACGCTGAAGATGCGGGTGACGCTGAAGATGCGGGTGATGCTGAAGATGCGGGTGATGCCGTTGGCACGGACCCGCCAGCAGCAGAAGAACCCCACGAGGAATTCCTGCGCtgccccccccggcccccacTGCTGCCCCCATTCCTACAGGACGATGACACCCCTCAGGATGATGATGAGCCCCCCCAGGACGAGGAAGCCCCTAAAAGTGGATCTGAgggtggggggaaagaagaggaggagaaggaagcgGCTCcggcagcagctgagcagctctga
- the AKAP8 gene encoding A-kinase anchor protein 8 isoform X6 produces MEPGYGGYGSWSTGATNTQGTYATGTTSWQGMAAKENYEGSSWQSWQSHYESPRADMGKAAQGYEGYDYYSAPSTASGTAATYSYGPTTTPSSWDTPKAPELPLSDVGITSYSSEPAPSDNSDSIIAKINQRLDMLSKEGSGGAGEGVDEQESSFRFDSFDSYDSRSSLPDHDTFRSPYDYEPGPDRSDSFGSHFDARRDQTRTRGSAYGTARGRGQNRPQNRGRPNAYGRPEHFMPSSSSERLSARWNELNYMGGRGGGPNRLPSLFSQALVPEYGDYGDYGDYGDYGDYGDYGDYGDYGVMGMAGMGMGRYGSAPYGYGAGRQRSQERMGSMAWHGNMLGPKRRGFRNRSGLRSDSEGGRKRKQSQSGDEPDSKQAKSDSDGDDTDNADEGEGEEKSGDEADKGSGDGYEDDDEEMKKKREKQRRRDRMRDRAMDRIQFACSVCKFRSFEEEEIQKHLQSKFHKETLRYIGTKLPDKTVEFLQEYIVNRNRKIEKRRQELTEKEGVKQKPDPFKGIGQEHFFKKIEAAHCMACDMLIPAQNHLLQRHLRSAEHNRNRRMAAEQFKKTSLHVAKSVLNNKHIVKMLEKYLKGEDPFTDEIPEEGEGVEGAGGAADVGGDAITELGVNADPCGVPKDPGDDSKELGDENSCGSTKVTADNEKEPGDTDDVGDAKDPGDGTKDMGDTTEAPGDAEDAGDAEDAGDAEDAGDAEDAGDAVGTDPPAAEEPHEEFLRCPPRPPLLPPFLQDDDTPQDDDEPPQDEEAPKSGSEGGGKEEEEKEAAPAAAEQL; encoded by the exons GGCAAG GCATGGCGGCAAAGGAGAACTACGAGGGGTCCTCGTGGCAGAGCTGGCAGTCCCATTATGAGAGCCCCAGGGCGGACATGGGGAAGGCTGCACAAG GCTATGAAGGCTACGACTACTACAGCGCCCCGAGCACGGCCTCCGGCACCGCTGCGACCTACAGCTACggccccaccaccacccccagctCTTGGGACACCCCCAAAGCCCCCGAGCTGCCCCTCAGCGACGTTGGCATCACCTCCTACAGCAGCGAACCCGCTCCCAGCGACAACTCCGACTCAATCATCGCCAAAATCAACCAGCGCCTGGACATGCTGTCCAAGGAAGGCAGCGGCGGCGCCGGGGAGGGTGTGGATGAGCAGGAGAG CTCCTTCAGGTTTGACTCCTTTGACTCCTACGACTCCCGATCCTCCCTACCTGACCACGACACCTTCCGCTCCCCTTACGACTACGAACCCGGTCCCGACCGCTCCGATTCCTTTGGGAGCCACTTTGACGCTCGCCGGGATCAAACCCGAACCCGAGGCAGCGCTTACGGCACAGCACGGGGCCGAGGCCAGAACCGACCACAGAACCGGGGCCGCCCCAATGCTTACGGTCGCCCCGAACACTTCATGCCCTCATCCAGCTCCGAGCGGCTGTCGGCGCGATGGAACGAGCTGAATTACATGGGGGGCCGTGGTGGGGGGCCCAACCGCCTGCCATCCCTCTTCTCCCAAGCCCTGGTCCCTGAATATGGTGACTACGGGGACTACGGAGACTACGGGGACTATGGGGATTATGGTGACTATGGGGATTATGGAGACTACGGCGTGATGGGGATGGCAGGCATGGGAATGGGGCGGTATGGGAGCGCACCCTATGGATACGGAGCGGGGCGGCAGCGCAGCCAGGAGCGGATGGGCAGCATGGCGTGGCATGGGAACATGCTGGGG CCGAAAAGGAGAGGATTCCGAAACCGTTCTGGGCTCCGATCCGACAGCGAAGGGGGACGCAAAAGGAAACAGTCTCAGAGCGGTGATGAGCCTGACAGCAAACAGGCCAAGAGCGACAGCGATGGCGACGACACCGACAATG CAGATGAGGGCGAAGGAGAGGAGAAGTCAGGAGATGAAGCTGACAAAG GATCCGGAGATGGATACGAGGATGATGATGAGGAGATGaagaagaagagggagaagcagaggaggagggaCAGGATGCGTGACCGCGCCATGGACAG GATCCAGTTTGCCTGCTCTGTCTGCAAATTCCGCAGCTTTGAGGAAGAGGAGATCCAGAAACACCTCCAGAGCAAGTTCCACAAAGAGACCTTACGCTACATCGGAACCAAGCTGCCCGACAAGACAGTCGAGTTCCTGCAG GAATACATCGTCAACAGGAACAGGAAGATTGAGAAGCGTCGCCAGGAGCTGACGGAGAAAGAGGGTGTGAAGCAGAAGCCGGATCCCTTCAAGG GCATTGGGCAGGAACACTTCTTCAAGAAGATCGAGGCTGCTCATTGCATGGCCTGTGACATGCTGATCCCTGCCCAGAACCACCTCCTGCAGCGGCACCTGCGCTCTGCAGAACACAACCGGAACCGCAGG ATGGCTGCCGAGCAGTTCAAGAAGACCAGCCTGCACGTGGCCAAGAGCGTCCTGAACAACAAACACATAGTGAAGATGCTGGAGAAGTACCTCAAG GGGGAAGATCCGTTCACGGATGAGATCCcggaggaaggagaaggggtgGAAGGAGCTGGCGGCGCTGCCGATGTTGGGGGTGATGCCATCACTGAGCTCGGGGTCAACGCGGATCCATGTGGCGTCCCCAAGGATCCGGGTGACGACAGCAAGGAGCTGGGTGATGAAAACAGCTGTGGCAGCACCAAGGTCACGGCTGATAATGAAAAGGAACCGGGTGACACCGATGACGTGGGTGATGCCAAAGATCCGGGTGACGGCACCAAGGACATGGGTGACACCACCGAGGCTCCAGGTGACGCTGAAGATGCAGGTGACGCTGAAGATGCGGGTGACGCTGAAGATGCGGGTGATGCTGAAGATGCGGGTGATGCCGTTGGCACGGACCCGCCAGCAGCAGAAGAACCCCACGAGGAATTCCTGCGCtgccccccccggcccccacTGCTGCCCCCATTCCTACAGGACGATGACACCCCTCAGGATGATGATGAGCCCCCCCAGGACGAGGAAGCCCCTAAAAGTGGATCTGAgggtggggggaaagaagaggaggagaaggaagcgGCTCcggcagcagctgagcagctctga
- the AKAP8 gene encoding A-kinase anchor protein 8 isoform X8 yields the protein MEPGYGGYGSWSTGATNTQELNPSFFSPSGTYATGTTSWQGMAAKENYEGSSWQSWQSHYESPRADMGKAAQGYEGYDYYSAPSTASGTAATYSYGPTTTPSSWDTPKAPELPLSDVGITSYSSEPAPSDNSDSIIAKINQRLDMLSKEGSGGAGEGVDEQESSFRFDSFDSYDSRSSLPDHDTFRSPYDYEPGPDRSDSFGSHFDARRDQTRTRGSAYGTARGRGQNRPQNRGRPNAYGRPEHFMPSSSSERLSARWNELNYMGGRGGGPNRLPSLFSQALVPEYGDYGDYGDYGDYGDYGDYGDYGDYGVMGMAGMGMGRYGSAPYGYGAGRQRSQERMGSMAWHGNMLGPKRRGFRNRSGLRSDSEGGRKRKQSQSGDEPDSKQAKSDSDGDDTDNADEGEGEEKSGDEADKGEGGGCGSAVEEGSGDGYEDDDEEMKKKREKQRRRDRMRDRAMDRIQFACSVCKFRSFEEEEIQKHLQSKFHKETLRYIGTKLPDKTVEFLQEYIVNRNRKIEKRRQELTEKEGVKQKPDPFKGIGQEHFFKKIEAAHCMACDMLIPAQNHLLQRHLRSAEHNRNRRMAAEQFKKTSLHVAKSVLNNKHIVKMLEKYLKGPQARHRHRRHLPNDGVPHCRQS from the exons GGCAAG GCATGGCGGCAAAGGAGAACTACGAGGGGTCCTCGTGGCAGAGCTGGCAGTCCCATTATGAGAGCCCCAGGGCGGACATGGGGAAGGCTGCACAAG GCTATGAAGGCTACGACTACTACAGCGCCCCGAGCACGGCCTCCGGCACCGCTGCGACCTACAGCTACggccccaccaccacccccagctCTTGGGACACCCCCAAAGCCCCCGAGCTGCCCCTCAGCGACGTTGGCATCACCTCCTACAGCAGCGAACCCGCTCCCAGCGACAACTCCGACTCAATCATCGCCAAAATCAACCAGCGCCTGGACATGCTGTCCAAGGAAGGCAGCGGCGGCGCCGGGGAGGGTGTGGATGAGCAGGAGAG CTCCTTCAGGTTTGACTCCTTTGACTCCTACGACTCCCGATCCTCCCTACCTGACCACGACACCTTCCGCTCCCCTTACGACTACGAACCCGGTCCCGACCGCTCCGATTCCTTTGGGAGCCACTTTGACGCTCGCCGGGATCAAACCCGAACCCGAGGCAGCGCTTACGGCACAGCACGGGGCCGAGGCCAGAACCGACCACAGAACCGGGGCCGCCCCAATGCTTACGGTCGCCCCGAACACTTCATGCCCTCATCCAGCTCCGAGCGGCTGTCGGCGCGATGGAACGAGCTGAATTACATGGGGGGCCGTGGTGGGGGGCCCAACCGCCTGCCATCCCTCTTCTCCCAAGCCCTGGTCCCTGAATATGGTGACTACGGGGACTACGGAGACTACGGGGACTATGGGGATTATGGTGACTATGGGGATTATGGAGACTACGGCGTGATGGGGATGGCAGGCATGGGAATGGGGCGGTATGGGAGCGCACCCTATGGATACGGAGCGGGGCGGCAGCGCAGCCAGGAGCGGATGGGCAGCATGGCGTGGCATGGGAACATGCTGGGG CCGAAAAGGAGAGGATTCCGAAACCGTTCTGGGCTCCGATCCGACAGCGAAGGGGGACGCAAAAGGAAACAGTCTCAGAGCGGTGATGAGCCTGACAGCAAACAGGCCAAGAGCGACAGCGATGGCGACGACACCGACAATG CAGATGAGGGCGAAGGAGAGGAGAAGTCAGGAGATGAAGCTGACAAAGGT GAGGGGGGCGGCTGTGGCAGCGCGGTGGAGGAAG GATCCGGAGATGGATACGAGGATGATGATGAGGAGATGaagaagaagagggagaagcagaggaggagggaCAGGATGCGTGACCGCGCCATGGACAG GATCCAGTTTGCCTGCTCTGTCTGCAAATTCCGCAGCTTTGAGGAAGAGGAGATCCAGAAACACCTCCAGAGCAAGTTCCACAAAGAGACCTTACGCTACATCGGAACCAAGCTGCCCGACAAGACAGTCGAGTTCCTGCAG GAATACATCGTCAACAGGAACAGGAAGATTGAGAAGCGTCGCCAGGAGCTGACGGAGAAAGAGGGTGTGAAGCAGAAGCCGGATCCCTTCAAGG GCATTGGGCAGGAACACTTCTTCAAGAAGATCGAGGCTGCTCATTGCATGGCCTGTGACATGCTGATCCCTGCCCAGAACCACCTCCTGCAGCGGCACCTGCGCTCTGCAGAACACAACCGGAACCGCAGG ATGGCTGCCGAGCAGTTCAAGAAGACCAGCCTGCACGTGGCCAAGAGCGTCCTGAACAACAAACACATAGTGAAGATGCTGGAGAAGTACCTCAAG GGTCCCCAGGCACGTCACCGGCACCGCCGTCACCTCCCGAACGACGGCGTCCCACACTGCCGGCAGAGCTAA
- the AKAP8 gene encoding A-kinase anchor protein 8 isoform X7, whose protein sequence is MEPGYGGYGSWSTGATNTQELNPSFFSPSGTYATGTTSWQGMAAKENYEGSSWQSWQSHYESPRADMGKAAQGYEGYDYYSAPSTASGTAATYSYGPTTTPSSWDTPKAPELPLSDVGITSYSSEPAPSDNSDSIIAKINQRLDMLSKEGSGGAGEGVDEQESSFRFDSFDSYDSRSSLPDHDTFRSPYDYEPGPDRSDSFGSHFDARRDQTRTRGSAYGTARGRGQNRPQNRGRPNAYGRPEHFMPSSSSERLSARWNELNYMGGRGGGPNRLPSLFSQALVPEYGDYGDYGDYGDYGDYGDYGDYGDYGVMGMAGMGMGRYGSAPYGYGAGRQRSQERMGSMAWHGNMLGPKRRGFRNRSGLRSDSEGGRKRKQSQSGDEPDSKQAKSDSDGDDTDNADEGEGEEKSGDEADKGEGGGCGSAVEEGSGDGYEDDDEEMKKKREKQRRRDRMRDRAMDRIQFACSVCKFRSFEEEEIQKHLQSKFHKETLRYIGTKLPDKTVEFLQEYIVNRNRKIEKRRQELTEKEGVKQKPDPFKGIGQEHFFKKIEAAHCMACDMLIPAQNHLLQRHLRSAEHNRNRRMAAEPPLMLVGFLLLMLGSPLQCLLFLSLVGFHILPYSLVSLSNVGWISLSNVAQLLFPICVSSSNIG, encoded by the exons GGCAAG GCATGGCGGCAAAGGAGAACTACGAGGGGTCCTCGTGGCAGAGCTGGCAGTCCCATTATGAGAGCCCCAGGGCGGACATGGGGAAGGCTGCACAAG GCTATGAAGGCTACGACTACTACAGCGCCCCGAGCACGGCCTCCGGCACCGCTGCGACCTACAGCTACggccccaccaccacccccagctCTTGGGACACCCCCAAAGCCCCCGAGCTGCCCCTCAGCGACGTTGGCATCACCTCCTACAGCAGCGAACCCGCTCCCAGCGACAACTCCGACTCAATCATCGCCAAAATCAACCAGCGCCTGGACATGCTGTCCAAGGAAGGCAGCGGCGGCGCCGGGGAGGGTGTGGATGAGCAGGAGAG CTCCTTCAGGTTTGACTCCTTTGACTCCTACGACTCCCGATCCTCCCTACCTGACCACGACACCTTCCGCTCCCCTTACGACTACGAACCCGGTCCCGACCGCTCCGATTCCTTTGGGAGCCACTTTGACGCTCGCCGGGATCAAACCCGAACCCGAGGCAGCGCTTACGGCACAGCACGGGGCCGAGGCCAGAACCGACCACAGAACCGGGGCCGCCCCAATGCTTACGGTCGCCCCGAACACTTCATGCCCTCATCCAGCTCCGAGCGGCTGTCGGCGCGATGGAACGAGCTGAATTACATGGGGGGCCGTGGTGGGGGGCCCAACCGCCTGCCATCCCTCTTCTCCCAAGCCCTGGTCCCTGAATATGGTGACTACGGGGACTACGGAGACTACGGGGACTATGGGGATTATGGTGACTATGGGGATTATGGAGACTACGGCGTGATGGGGATGGCAGGCATGGGAATGGGGCGGTATGGGAGCGCACCCTATGGATACGGAGCGGGGCGGCAGCGCAGCCAGGAGCGGATGGGCAGCATGGCGTGGCATGGGAACATGCTGGGG CCGAAAAGGAGAGGATTCCGAAACCGTTCTGGGCTCCGATCCGACAGCGAAGGGGGACGCAAAAGGAAACAGTCTCAGAGCGGTGATGAGCCTGACAGCAAACAGGCCAAGAGCGACAGCGATGGCGACGACACCGACAATG CAGATGAGGGCGAAGGAGAGGAGAAGTCAGGAGATGAAGCTGACAAAGGT GAGGGGGGCGGCTGTGGCAGCGCGGTGGAGGAAG GATCCGGAGATGGATACGAGGATGATGATGAGGAGATGaagaagaagagggagaagcagaggaggagggaCAGGATGCGTGACCGCGCCATGGACAG GATCCAGTTTGCCTGCTCTGTCTGCAAATTCCGCAGCTTTGAGGAAGAGGAGATCCAGAAACACCTCCAGAGCAAGTTCCACAAAGAGACCTTACGCTACATCGGAACCAAGCTGCCCGACAAGACAGTCGAGTTCCTGCAG GAATACATCGTCAACAGGAACAGGAAGATTGAGAAGCGTCGCCAGGAGCTGACGGAGAAAGAGGGTGTGAAGCAGAAGCCGGATCCCTTCAAGG GCATTGGGCAGGAACACTTCTTCAAGAAGATCGAGGCTGCTCATTGCATGGCCTGTGACATGCTGATCCCTGCCCAGAACCACCTCCTGCAGCGGCACCTGCGCTCTGCAGAACACAACCGGAACCGCAGG ATGGCTGCCGAGCCACCTCTGATGTTGGTTGGGTTCCTCCTTCTGATGTTGGGTTCCCCTCTgcagtgtttgttgtttctctCCCTGGTTGGGTTCCATATTCTCCCCTATTCATTGGTTTCTCTCTCCAATGTGGGTTGGATTTCCCTCTCTAACGTTGCTCAGCTTCTCTTCCCTATCTGTGTTAGCTCCTCCAACATTGGTTGA